The following is a genomic window from Trachemys scripta elegans isolate TJP31775 chromosome 16, CAS_Tse_1.0, whole genome shotgun sequence.
CTGGAGGCAGAATAGCTAGCCTGGAAAAGTGAATTTGAATTCCCCTAGCAGAGATCAGGTActtttgttgtagctgtgttggtcctaggatatggagagaagatgggtgaggtaatcttttgTTGGTGACAagaacagaagttgatccaataaaagatattatctcccccaccttgtctcaggtACAGGAAGGGGCTTGAAGTTTTAGGAATTGTTTTCTATAAATTGCAAGGTTAGATGGCAGCAGCTGTCTAAGTAAAACCCTGTCCTTTTTGTTCCTGTGTCCTAGGGCTATCCAAGCAGTCTGGTATTTCTGACtaactttccccccccccacacttagGGTATTCATATCCTCCTGCTGGTACTCAACAACACAATGGAAGAAACAGGACACAGCTATGGCTTTGGAGCGTACGGAGAAGGCATGTTTGAAAGAAGTACCTATTTGTACAACAATAAATGTCTAGTGAAGCGTGATGTTAGGTGTAGTTCCTGTAACTGGAAGTCATAGCACCTTCTTGGTTCTCTAGACTCTTCAGACCACACTGATGGGTACCGGACAGGTGCCCCACTATCATGTTGCCAAAGACACAATAGAGTTTGTGCCATTCTACTTTAAATGATCAGTGTGGTAGATCCTGCAACAAGAAAACTCCCTCATGATTTGGGCCAGAATAAAGTCCAGAAGCCACCCAGCAGTTTGACTTTTAAACCTTTTTCAGGCCAGTAATGTacagattcaaggactggaagggacctcgagaggtcatctagtccagtcccctgcccacatggcaggaccaaatactgtctagaccatccctgatagacatttatctaacctactcttaaatatctccagagatggagattccacaacctccctaggcaatttattccagtgtttaaccaccctgacagttaggaactttttcctaatgtccaacctagacctcccttgctgcagtttaaacccattgcttcctgttctatccttagaggctaaggtgaacaagttttctccctcctccttatgacacccttttaaatacctgtaTGATACAGCAGGCTTCTTGTGCCTGCCTGCAGAGGCAGAGTATCAGGTCAGAGCACTGAGAGGGTAACAAGGTACTTTACTGGGGTTTGAGGAATATTTGGGAGTCATTTGCAAAAGCCTGTGCTGTCAGCAGGGCAAAGTCAGGATTCCCCGTGGTTGAACCTTCCATTTTAAGAGTGGTCAGATTATGCTGACGTCTCAGGAGAGGGAGGGATGAGAGAATAACTAGTTTCCCTCCAGGGTGAACAGGGGCTCACTGCATATCCATATTCTTTCCCTGCTGAGTCTCGTCATAGCACCTGTtgctatgggtacatctacactacagcggggagtcgatttaagatacgcaaattcagctacgtgaatagcgtagctgaattcgacgtattacagccgacttaccccgttgtgaggacggcggcaaaatcgacttctgccgctttttgtcggcggcgcttactaccacctccgctggtggagttagagcgccgattcggggatcgattgtcgcgtcccaacgggacgcgataaatcgatccccgagaggtcgatttctacccgccgattcaggcgggtagtatagaccaggcctatgtgtgTGTTCACTCCTGTTGAACAGTTTTGCTCATATCACCCAAAAGAGCACTATGCGAGTATCAAGTTAAGCAACAGACTAAGCTGTATTTTATCCAAAATTTATTGACAGTCAGATGGGTGAGGCTACAGGGACAGTATGAAAGTCATGTTCTCCCCTCACAGTCTAGAGACGTCTTTAAAGCCTTCTGTTCACATCTTGACACTTAATGTTGCTCCGTGGCTGAATCCCATGCTCTTGAACTATCTGTATTTGTACTGCCAACTGCGCAGGTAGTCCCACCCATCTCAGACACTTTCGTTTAGTGCTGCTTTCGTCTGAAGGAGCATCCTAGATAAGGAAAGAACAGTAAGTAATCCCAAGCACGTTACCAGCTTGTGTGGGGGATGGTTGGGTCGTTTACCCCTTTGACTATCTTAAATAGTGAATTGTGCCCAGTCCGCAGGAGGGTACCAGTACCACAAGGCCTCTAGGGGTTGTGAGGGAGGCGGACCTTATTCTCATAGCTCAACAAGGACTCAGCCACTGGGAGAGTGTCTGAAATCCTCAGGTATCAACAGCTCCAAAATCCATTAAGTCAGATCCATCATTATAGAAGTAAAACTGAAGCAGAGCCAACAGAACATAGACCTAGGTCAATAGTCCCGGCGTGGCTCGTAACCATGAAGGCCAATATCCCCAGTGGCCCTCTGGGGAGCCCGTACATAGCAGTCCATCCTAAGCATTCTTCAAGAATCCCCAAGGCTTCTAGTCATTCTGTCCTGCCAACTGCTCTAGGAGACTAATTGTCGCTGGTCACTTAAGAGGAGTTTCATTATACTTCGCAAACCCACTCCCTGCAAGCACTTCAGGCACATACTGGACAATCTTAGCCTCTTCTGAAGTGCCACTCAAGGTAAAAGTCTGGACATGGGGTATTCTAACTCAGGGTGTACAATGCATTAAGAACCAAGATATacattccctgccctgaggaaaCTATAGTTCAAGTAAGACAAGAGCAAGACAAAACAGGTGAGGGGGTTATGATGACACAGTAAAACAATGTAGTAGCTGGCTGGGTTCTCAAGTACAAGTTGCTGTTTACCTTCTGTAAGCCTTGCCTTTCCCCCAGTGGGCTGGCACAGCACCGTTGAGCAGCCAACACACAGAACTACAGTTTGAGCATGGCTGAATACAGTGGTGATTTTATAGCAACCTGAAAGAAAGCACAAGTTTGAGAGGAGCATATTTCTCTAcaaaggagctggggcagggttaTTTCTACTGCTGGAGCAATGACAAAGCGGGCATATTATTggagaaatgttttgacattttcagcagGCAAGTGAAACTTTAATCTGctggagaaagagaagagggCTAAGGGCAACAGTGAAAAATgttcaaacagttgtgcattgcTCTGGCCATAATGGGGATTTAAAGGGTTCTCAAAAGCAAACGTTTTAAGCTTGCATGTTACAGGTAGTTCCAGCAGACTGCAGGGTCTAGTCCAACAGTAGTCTATTTTTtatcaaggtccaaatttcttggtcaaagtataatcaaggtccagactccagagaaaatgttaaaaaggtaAGATTCCAGGATCCCTTCAGAAGCACCTggcggtctggatttggcctgcaGCCCACCAGTCTATCCCCGGCCCAGCTCTCTCGAGATAAGCATTCCTTACAAGTCTGTAAGATTTCCAGAGTAGGACAACTTCAACCACCACCCAgtctcacatgctcagggtcagtGTTGACCACAGGGGCTACCAAGGTACCTTCGGCCTCCTGCCTGGGGAGCGAAGCGCGACTGCTCACAGCcggggggcagcctggggccaTGCGCCCAAGGGCTGCCCCACTCCGGCTGTAGGTCCCGCCTGGGGGGCCAGGGCCTCACCTGGACACTTCACATCCATGAAATAGGAGTTCGGACTCTGGACCAGACGCTTCTTCTTGTGTTTCCGCTTCTCCTCCTCGGGGGAGGGATGCAGCAGGTCTTTCGCCAGCTGCAAGCCAAGCACAGCGGGTTAGGCCGGCTGgggggggcagccccccccccatagggggcccccccgccccccccctctttggcccctccccccccccgccgccatcTCCCCGCTCCGGGCCCGGCTTCCGCTCCCTGGGCCGGCTCCCGCTACCCCCGCCCCCGCCGGACCCCGCCCCCGCCGGCAGAGCCCGGCCCCGGCCGGCGGAGGGGGACGCTCCCGctcccgggcccggccccccgcGGGCCGCTCGGCCGCACTCACAGGCATGTTCGCGTGGAGACAGCCGCGGCCGAAAAGGAGCTAGACCGGAAACCGGGGCCGCTATATCCGCTCCGGGGTTCCCCACACGGGCGGAAGTGAGCGCTTGGCACGGCTCCGCTGCCATATTGGAAAGGTCGAAACTGCCACCCAATGAGCAAAGAGAGTTGGGCGGTGTCGCCATTTTGAGAAGGTCGTTCACACCAACAAAGCGCTCCGACTACCGGAAGCGCCGCCATATTGAAAAGGTCTTTGCCTTCAGCCAGAAGAAATAATGTAGGCGGAAGTAGCGGCCATGTTAAGAGGGTCGGTCTTTCGCCCAGGGGCTGAGGAAGCGGGAAATGACGCCATCTTGGGAAGGTCCCTGGGGACCCAGGCCCATGGGATGAGCCCTGAGATCCCTCCCTACAAGCCCCATGCTGCTGAGGTGCCCCCGGATTGGTTGCGCTCCGCAGTCCCGCCCACCCCACAGACCCACATGACATCACCGTGGGTGCCATGGCGATGGGAGGAGGTGACACAACGAGACACTGATGCGTCTCAGCGCTCGGTGATGTCATTGGAGGGATGATGACATCATAGCGTGCCGGACTGCTGGGCACGTGCCCCGCAAAGACTGATGGGCCCCACTTTCTCTGAGCCCGAAATTCGTTAATTGCTGtcaccccccccaaactcctgctgtgGCCTCGACCGGAGACCGGCTCCTCCGTCGCGTCCCGTCCTAGGTGCTGGCTGCCACGTCGCCCCCGTGCAGCCAGGCCGCACGCGGCTTTGGGGTCTTCCCACGCGGAAGTGACCGTCATCGATGCAAGCGTGGATGTGGGAGGAGCTTACCGGTGCCCCCGTCAGCGGGGTGAGTCCGAGACCGGGCAGGGCAGTTGGG
Proteins encoded in this region:
- the RPS27 gene encoding 40S ribosomal protein S27, with translation MPLAKDLLHPSPEEEKRKHKKKRLVQSPNSYFMDVKCPGCYKITTVFSHAQTVVLCVGCSTVLCQPTGGKARLTEGCSFRRKQH